The Fusobacterium necrophorum subsp. necrophorum genome has a window encoding:
- a CDS encoding virulence RhuM family protein, which yields MKNDIIIYNTEDGNSRIELHLLDGTIWLNQLEIAELFQTTRQNITKHIKAIFDDGELEEKVVCNYQLHTTQHGAIRGKTQTNTVKFYNLDMILAIGYRVRSPRGIQFRNYATTILKEYLVKGFAMDDERLKNLGGGNYFKELLDRIRDIRSSEKVFYRQILDLFSTSIDYDSKSEEARNFFAMVQNKMHYAISHNTASEIIYQRVDSNKDFMGLTIFKGEQPTLTEAKIAKNYLSEKELKSLNALVSGYLDFAERQAQKEITMTMKDWVEHVDNILTATGEELLKDHGKISRKQMIDKVTDEYKKYSQKTLTQVEKDYLDEIKRLEKIGKEKVRNKK from the coding sequence ATGAAGAATGATATTATTATTTACAATACAGAAGATGGAAATAGTAGAATAGAACTTCATTTACTTGATGGAACAATTTGGCTAAATCAATTAGAAATAGCAGAACTTTTTCAAACTACAAGACAAAATATAACCAAGCATATAAAAGCTATATTTGATGATGGAGAATTGGAAGAAAAAGTGGTATGCAACTATCAGTTGCATACCACTCAACATGGTGCAATAAGAGGGAAAACACAAACGAATACAGTAAAGTTTTATAATTTAGATATGATATTAGCAATAGGATATCGTGTTCGTTCACCAAGAGGGATACAATTTAGAAATTATGCTACGACAATTTTAAAAGAGTATTTAGTAAAAGGTTTTGCTATGGACGATGAAAGGCTTAAAAACCTTGGTGGGGGCAACTATTTCAAGGAACTTTTAGATAGAATTCGAGATATTCGTTCCTCAGAAAAAGTATTTTATCGTCAAATTTTGGATTTATTTTCTACCAGTATTGATTATGATTCAAAAAGCGAAGAAGCTAGAAATTTCTTTGCAATGGTTCAGAATAAAATGCATTATGCAATTAGTCACAATACAGCAAGTGAGATTATTTATCAACGAGTAGATAGTAATAAGGACTTTATGGGATTAACTATTTTTAAAGGAGAGCAGCCCACTTTGACTGAGGCTAAGATTGCAAAAAATTATTTAAGTGAGAAAGAGTTGAAAAGCTTAAATGCTTTGGTTTCAGGTTATTTAGATTTTGCTGAAAGACAGGCACAGAAAGAAATTACAATGACAATGAAAGATTGGGTTGAACATGTAGATAATATTTTAACAGCTACAGGAGAAGAATTATTAAAAGATCATGGAAAAATTTCAAGAAAGCAAATGATTGATAAAGTAACAGATGAGTATAAGAAATATAGCCAAAAAACATTGACACAAGTAGAAAAAGATTATCTTGATGAAATAAAAAGATTGGAAAAAATAGGAAAAGAAAAAGTGAGAAATAAAAAATGA
- the cobI gene encoding precorrin-2 C(20)-methyltransferase — MNKFYGIGVGVGDPEEITLKAINILKKLDVVVLPEAKKDEGSVAYEITKQYMKEEIEKVFMEFPMLKSLEERREARKRNAMFIQELLEQGKNVGFLTIGDTMTYSTYVYLLEHLPEKYLVETVPGISSFVDMASRFNFPLMIGDEDLKVISLNKKTDIDFELKHSDNIVFMKVKRNFEGLKQALIQTGNIDKIIMVSNCGKENQKVYYDIKDMVEEDIPYFTTLIVKKTGFETWRKH; from the coding sequence ATGAATAAATTTTATGGAATTGGAGTTGGAGTTGGAGACCCGGAAGAAATCACTTTAAAAGCAATCAATATCTTAAAAAAATTAGATGTGGTTGTTTTACCGGAGGCGAAAAAAGATGAAGGCAGTGTAGCCTATGAAATCACAAAGCAATATATGAAAGAAGAGATTGAAAAAGTATTTATGGAATTTCCCATGCTAAAATCTTTAGAGGAAAGAAGAGAAGCACGAAAAAGAAATGCCATGTTCATTCAAGAATTATTGGAACAAGGGAAAAATGTCGGTTTTTTGACAATAGGAGATACGATGACGTATAGTACTTATGTTTATTTATTGGAACATTTACCTGAAAAATATCTGGTAGAAACCGTTCCTGGAATTTCTTCCTTTGTGGACATGGCATCAAGATTTAATTTTCCGCTTATGATAGGAGATGAAGATTTAAAAGTGATATCTCTTAATAAAAAAACAGATATAGATTTTGAATTGAAACACAGTGATAACATAGTTTTTATGAAAGTAAAGAGAAATTTTGAAGGGTTAAAACAAGCACTTATCCAAACAGGAAATATAGATAAAATTATTATGGTTTCCAATTGCGGAAAAGAAAATCAAAAGGTTTATTATGATATAAAAGATATGGTAGAAGAGGATATTCCGTATTTTACGACCTTAATTGTGAAAAAAACAGGTTTTGAAACATGGAGAAAACACTAG
- the cobM gene encoding precorrin-4 C(11)-methyltransferase, with amino-acid sequence MEKYQEKVYFIGAGPGDPELITVKGQRLVKEADIIIYAGSLVPKQVIDCHKEGVEIYNSASMTLEEVVSVMKEGIFSGKKVARVHTGDPAIFGAHREQMDLLDEYGIDYEVIPGVSSFLASAAAIKKEFTLPNISQTVICTRLEGRTPVPERESLESLASHRASMAIFLSVHMIGEVVKRLETSYPKETPIAVVQRATWEDQKIVMGTLENIEVKVREAKIEKTAQILVGDFLGNEYEKSKLYDKYFTHEYRKGIKQKI; translated from the coding sequence ATGGAAAAATATCAAGAAAAAGTTTACTTTATAGGAGCGGGACCAGGAGATCCTGAACTGATTACTGTCAAAGGACAACGCTTGGTGAAAGAAGCGGATATTATCATTTATGCAGGATCTTTGGTGCCGAAACAAGTCATTGATTGCCATAAGGAGGGAGTAGAAATTTATAACTCCGCCTCTATGACTTTGGAAGAGGTGGTATCTGTGATGAAAGAAGGAATTTTTTCCGGGAAAAAAGTGGCTAGAGTGCATACGGGGGATCCTGCTATCTTTGGAGCTCATCGGGAACAAATGGATTTATTGGATGAATATGGAATTGATTATGAAGTGATTCCCGGAGTCAGTTCTTTTTTGGCTTCGGCGGCAGCGATCAAAAAAGAATTTACCTTACCCAATATTTCACAAACTGTTATTTGTACCAGATTGGAGGGAAGAACTCCGGTTCCGGAAAGAGAAAGTTTGGAAAGTTTAGCAAGCCACCGAGCTTCCATGGCTATATTTTTGTCCGTACACATGATAGGAGAAGTTGTCAAACGATTGGAAACTTCTTACCCGAAAGAAACTCCCATTGCAGTCGTGCAGAGAGCAACTTGGGAAGATCAGAAAATTGTGATGGGAACCTTGGAAAACATTGAAGTGAAGGTGAGAGAAGCAAAAATTGAAAAAACGGCACAGATTTTAGTTGGAGATTTTTTGGGAAATGAATATGAAAAATCAAAGTTGTATGATAAATATTTTACTCATGAATATCGAAAGGGAATCAAGCAAAAAATATAG
- a CDS encoding RNA-binding domain-containing protein: protein MTEREIIDKIEKLLNFKSESEEIEVKSASGGIPKIYDTISAFANTRGGIIIFGINEKNNGNFEVVGLRNFNEIQRKISEICSQKMFPSIRPIITQIEYRNKKLLVMEILELNQIEKPCYYIKNGIEKGAYIRVGDSDQRMTKYEIYALDAYKKRIDEDLKIVEQSRLKNLDKRKLEEYIRKIKKEKPKFSKKGKVSILKLSNIVKEKNGEIFPTFAGMMVFGEYPQQFYPQLFIACSIIPGYELGELGKIGERFTDNARIEGNIEEMLEGAMNFLEKNMRIKVVVDSSGRRSNISEYPMVALREAIVNALVHRDYSIYTEKSYIRVFKYKDRIEIESPGTLYGRNRIEQLGTDTMLEVRNSTIVQILENQKSILENRHSGIPTMKSEMLKNDLPEPEFINQRGSFKVIFYNGEGKSDTVEGKSDTVEGKSDTVEGKSDTVEGKSDTVEGKSDTVEGKSDTVEGKSDTVEGKSDTVEGKSDTVHKYEFEILEYCKEARSKKEIMAYLNMNSSSYVSRKILIPLIQKGKLQYTNPNKNAKNQKYISMLEKLD from the coding sequence ATGACAGAAAGAGAAATAATAGATAAAATAGAGAAATTATTAAATTTCAAATCTGAAAGTGAAGAGATAGAAGTAAAAAGTGCTTCAGGAGGAATTCCTAAAATTTACGATACTATTTCTGCATTTGCTAATACGAGAGGTGGAATTATCATTTTTGGAATCAATGAAAAAAATAACGGAAATTTTGAAGTAGTTGGATTAAGGAATTTCAATGAAATACAAAGAAAAATTTCTGAAATATGTAGCCAAAAAATGTTTCCTAGTATTCGCCCTATTATTACGCAAATAGAATATAGAAACAAAAAATTACTGGTGATGGAAATTTTAGAATTAAATCAAATAGAAAAACCTTGTTATTATATTAAAAATGGTATTGAAAAAGGAGCATACATTAGAGTTGGTGATAGTGATCAAAGAATGACAAAATATGAAATATATGCCCTTGATGCTTATAAAAAGCGTATTGATGAAGATTTGAAAATTGTTGAACAATCACGACTAAAGAATTTAGATAAGAGAAAGTTGGAAGAATATATTCGCAAGATAAAAAAAGAAAAGCCTAAATTTTCAAAAAAAGGGAAAGTCTCTATTTTAAAATTGTCCAATATTGTGAAAGAAAAAAATGGAGAAATTTTTCCGACTTTTGCAGGAATGATGGTTTTTGGAGAATACCCTCAACAATTTTATCCGCAACTATTTATAGCCTGTTCTATTATTCCCGGATATGAATTAGGAGAATTAGGAAAGATTGGAGAACGATTTACAGACAATGCCAGAATTGAAGGCAATATTGAAGAAATGCTGGAGGGGGCAATGAATTTTTTAGAAAAAAATATGAGAATAAAAGTTGTTGTCGATAGTAGTGGAAGAAGGAGTAATATTTCAGAATATCCAATGGTAGCTCTAAGAGAAGCGATTGTAAATGCTCTGGTTCACAGGGATTATAGTATTTATACTGAAAAATCATACATAAGAGTTTTTAAATATAAAGACAGAATTGAAATAGAAAGTCCAGGGACTTTATATGGAAGAAATAGAATTGAACAATTGGGAACGGATACAATGTTAGAAGTTAGAAATTCAACGATTGTACAGATATTGGAAAATCAAAAATCCATTCTTGAAAATAGGCATTCTGGAATACCAACCATGAAAAGTGAGATGTTAAAAAATGATTTGCCGGAGCCAGAGTTCATAAATCAACGAGGGAGCTTTAAGGTCATATTTTATAATGGAGAAGGAAAAAGTGACACAGTAGAAGGAAAAAGTGACACAGTAGAAGGAAAAAGTGACACAGTAGAAGGAAAAAGTGACACAGTAGAAGGAAAAAGTGACACAGTAGAAGGAAAAAGTGACACAGTAGAAGGAAAAAGTGACACAGTAGAAGGAAAAAGTGACACAGTAGAAGGAAAAAGTGACACAGTAGAAGGAAAAAGTGACACAGTACATAAGTATGAATTTGAAATTTTAGAATATTGCAAAGAAGCTAGAAGTAAAAAAGAAATTATGGCATATTTAAATATGAATTCATCAAGTTATGTAAGTAGAAAAATTTTAATTCCTTTAATACAAAAAGGAAAGTTACAGTATACAAATCCTAATAAAAATGCTAAGAATCAAAAATATATATCTATGTTAGAGAAGCTGGATTGA